One Pseudomonas brassicacearum genomic region harbors:
- a CDS encoding efflux RND transporter permease subunit, with product MSSHHQDKATFLERLIFNNRPAVIVICLLVSVFLFWQATLIRPSTSFEKMIPLEHPFIQKMLEHRNDLANLGNTVRISVEATNGDIFSKEYMETLRQIHDEVFYISGVDRSGLKSLWSPSVRWTEVTEEGFAGGEVIPQSYNGSADSLDLLRNNVLKSGQVGRLVANDFKSSIVDIPLLESYPDPQDQGKLLALDYQKFSHELEDKIRNKFEAQNPNVQIHIVGFAKKVGDLIDGLVMVVLFFGVAFVITLILLYWFTNCMRSTVAVLTTTLVAVVWQLGLMHAAGFGLDPYSMLVPFLIFAIGISHGVQKINGIALQSSEADNALTAARRTFRQLFLPGMIAILADAVGFITLLIIDIGVIRELAIGASIGVAVIVFTNLILLPVAISYAGISKRAVERSKKDATREHPFWRLLSNFASAKVAPVSIALAVIAFGGGLWYSQNLKIGDLDQGAPELRPDSRYNQDNNFIISNYSTSSDVLVVMVKTKTEGCSRYEAMAPIDELMWKMQNTEGVQSAISLVTVSKQMIKGMNEGNLKWETLSRNPDVLNNSIARADGLYNNSCSLAPVLVFLNDHKAETLDRAVKAVQDFAKENNRDGLEFILAAGNAGIEAATNEVIKESELTILILVYICVATMCMITFRSWAATLCIVLPLVLTSVLGNALMAFMGIGVKVATLPVVALGVGIGVDYGIYIYSRLESFLRAGLPLQEAYYQTLKSTGKAVLFTGLCLAIGVCTWIFSAIKFQADMGLMLTFMLLWNMFGALWLLPALARFLIKPEKLAGQKGNSLFAH from the coding sequence ATGAGCAGTCATCACCAAGACAAGGCGACGTTCCTCGAGCGCCTGATTTTCAACAACCGCCCGGCAGTGATCGTCATTTGCCTGCTGGTCAGCGTTTTCCTGTTCTGGCAGGCCACGCTGATCCGGCCGTCCACCAGTTTCGAAAAGATGATCCCCCTTGAGCACCCCTTCATCCAGAAGATGCTCGAACACCGCAATGACCTGGCGAACCTGGGCAACACGGTGCGGATTTCCGTGGAGGCCACCAACGGCGATATCTTCTCCAAGGAATACATGGAGACCCTGCGCCAGATCCACGACGAAGTCTTCTACATCTCCGGCGTCGACCGCTCCGGGCTCAAGTCGCTGTGGAGCCCGAGCGTGCGTTGGACCGAAGTGACGGAGGAGGGCTTCGCCGGCGGCGAGGTGATCCCCCAGAGCTACAACGGCTCGGCCGACAGCCTCGACCTGCTGCGTAACAACGTGCTCAAGTCCGGTCAGGTCGGGCGTTTGGTGGCGAACGATTTCAAGTCGAGCATCGTCGACATCCCGCTGTTGGAGTCCTACCCGGATCCCCAGGACCAGGGCAAATTGCTCGCCCTGGACTACCAGAAGTTCTCCCACGAGCTTGAAGACAAGATCCGCAACAAGTTCGAAGCCCAGAACCCCAACGTGCAGATCCACATCGTCGGCTTCGCCAAGAAGGTCGGCGACCTGATCGACGGGCTGGTCATGGTGGTGCTGTTCTTCGGCGTGGCCTTCGTCATCACGCTGATCCTGCTGTACTGGTTCACGAACTGCATGCGCAGCACCGTTGCGGTGTTGACCACCACCCTGGTGGCGGTGGTCTGGCAACTGGGGCTGATGCATGCGGCCGGTTTCGGCCTCGATCCGTACTCGATGCTGGTGCCGTTCCTGATCTTCGCCATCGGCATTTCCCATGGCGTGCAGAAAATCAACGGCATCGCCTTGCAGTCCAGCGAGGCGGATAACGCCCTGACGGCGGCGCGGCGCACCTTCCGGCAGTTGTTCCTGCCGGGCATGATCGCAATCCTGGCGGACGCCGTCGGTTTCATCACGTTGCTGATCATCGACATCGGCGTGATCCGCGAACTGGCCATCGGCGCCTCCATCGGCGTGGCGGTGATCGTGTTCACCAACCTGATCCTGCTGCCGGTGGCGATCTCCTACGCCGGCATCAGCAAGCGCGCGGTCGAGCGCAGTAAAAAAGATGCGACCCGCGAACATCCGTTCTGGCGCCTGCTGTCGAACTTCGCCAGCGCCAAGGTTGCGCCGGTGTCCATTGCCCTGGCGGTGATCGCTTTTGGCGGTGGCCTCTGGTACAGCCAGAACCTGAAGATCGGCGATTTGGATCAGGGGGCGCCGGAACTGCGTCCGGACTCACGCTACAACCAGGACAACAACTTCATCATCAGCAACTATTCCACCAGCTCCGATGTGCTGGTGGTGATGGTCAAGACCAAGACCGAAGGCTGCTCGCGCTACGAGGCCATGGCGCCTATCGACGAACTGATGTGGAAGATGCAGAACACCGAGGGCGTGCAATCGGCGATTTCCTTGGTGACCGTGTCCAAGCAGATGATCAAGGGCATGAACGAGGGCAACCTGAAATGGGAAACCCTGTCGCGCAACCCTGACGTGCTGAACAACTCCATTGCCCGGGCCGATGGCCTGTACAACAACAGCTGCTCCCTGGCGCCGGTGCTGGTGTTCCTCAACGACCACAAGGCCGAGACCCTGGACCGGGCAGTGAAGGCGGTGCAGGACTTTGCCAAGGAAAACAACCGCGATGGCCTTGAGTTCATCCTTGCCGCCGGTAACGCCGGAATCGAGGCCGCTACCAACGAAGTGATCAAGGAGTCGGAGCTGACTATCCTGATCCTGGTGTACATCTGCGTGGCGACCATGTGCATGATCACCTTCCGTTCCTGGGCGGCGACGCTGTGCATCGTGCTGCCACTGGTGCTGACCTCGGTGCTGGGCAACGCCCTGATGGCGTTCATGGGCATCGGCGTGAAGGTCGCGACCTTGCCGGTGGTGGCGCTGGGCGTGGGGATTGGCGTGGACTACGGCATCTACATCTACAGTCGTCTGGAAAGCTTCCTGCGGGCCGGATTGCCGTTGCAGGAGGCGTACTACCAAACGCTGAAATCCACCGGCAAGGCCGTGCTGTTCACCGGCCTGTGCCTGGCCATCGGTGTCTGCACCTGGATCTTCTCGGCCATCAAGTTCCAGGCGGACATGGGGTTGATGCTGACGTTCATGCTGCTGTGGAACATGTTCGGCGCGCTGTGGCTGCTGCCGGCGCTGGCACGGTTCCTGATCAAGCCTGAGAAACTGGCGGGGCAGAAGGGCAATTCGTTGTTTGCGCACTGA
- a CDS encoding FadR/GntR family transcriptional regulator, with protein MDYRKPSDRKSMHARIVQELGMQIVSGRFKPDDKLPAEALLCEEYAVSRPVLREATRVLVAKGLVYSRPRVGTVVKPRREWHMLDPDVLHWLMQSSPQNEFFNLLTSVRSIIEPAAAALAAQFADEADIAAIREAYQRMEAAPTPEAVLQPDLDFHSRIADATHNDLLANLCNMLSVAIAEALKHSNQRPNLHELAMPRHKAILTAIENRDALGARHATLVQLDDARSALNVVLGADPS; from the coding sequence ATGGATTACCGTAAACCCTCCGACCGCAAGAGCATGCACGCGCGCATCGTCCAGGAATTGGGCATGCAGATCGTTTCCGGGCGTTTCAAGCCGGACGATAAACTGCCCGCCGAAGCCTTGCTGTGCGAGGAATACGCCGTCAGCCGCCCGGTGCTGCGCGAAGCCACCCGCGTGCTGGTCGCCAAGGGCCTGGTGTATTCACGCCCGCGGGTGGGCACGGTGGTCAAGCCTCGGCGGGAATGGCACATGCTCGACCCGGATGTCCTGCATTGGCTGATGCAGAGCAGCCCGCAGAATGAATTCTTCAACCTGCTGACCAGCGTACGCAGCATCATCGAGCCGGCCGCCGCGGCCCTCGCCGCCCAGTTCGCCGACGAGGCCGACATCGCCGCCATCCGCGAAGCCTACCAGCGCATGGAAGCGGCACCGACCCCCGAAGCCGTGCTGCAACCGGACCTGGACTTCCACAGCCGCATCGCCGACGCCACTCATAACGACCTGCTCGCCAACCTGTGCAACATGTTGTCGGTCGCCATCGCCGAAGCGCTCAAGCATTCCAACCAGCGGCCCAACCTGCATGAACTGGCGATGCCACGGCACAAGGCGATCCTCACCGCCATCGAGAACCGCGATGCCCTCGGTGCACGCCATGCCACCCTGGTACAACTGGACGATGCCCGCAGTGCGCTGAACGTGGTGTTGGGCGCCGATCCTTCCTGA